GTGGTGACAACCATTTCAAATTTTAACACATAAATGGCGGAGCCCATGGACATCAGATGCTGAATATGCTACAGCGAGGGAAAAGGTCGGGCTTTTCTCTCCCTTGGAGGGGCTGATTAACGCTGACATTAATCCACAATTACAAGACAAGGACTAGATCACAGGTTCGTTCATTCATATTTAAACCCTGTGCTACTTGCACAGAaaacccctcccccccccacccccatccttcaTGTCCAGTTAGAGCATTTACAAGGTGCTGCGGATGGTACTCAAGAAGCAACTtcgttttcttcttcttttctttctcttcattacATTTGGCCTCTCCAGAGTTGAAGTCTCACCTGGTCTCACTGAGGAATGGAGTCAGctaaaatagaggaaaaggaaaattttttgtTAGCTGTCTcagatctaaaaaaaacaaaaaacgaacaaaaacaaacactcaTAACAGTCGATATTGCTTCTAAAGGTCTTAATTACATATCCTGTAGGTACCGTGCATAGATATTTAAAGGACTTGCcctaaatgcacacacacatgcattcacaCATCCAGATGGCTCCACAAAAACAGTGGTATGCAAAGAAAGACCTTCACTTCTTTCCTAAACATGTATATGTTCAAATTCAAACCTATGCATCTAGTGTTGTTACGAGTTGCCATCTTCTGCCTCCAACATTCGTAATTTCTCTCCACGGTTAACCAGAGCCACTATAAAGTGATCACCAGAGTGTCACAAGAGATTCCTGTGCCAACCCCTCTTTTTTGGCCCCTTTACCATAAAGGATTCCAAATTAAATTTATTCACCATATAGAAGGCAGACATATTAATCCTCTTACTTAAATGCATCTCTGCTATTCATCTTGGCAGAAAATCAGTCTCGCTTCCTTTCACATGACAGCAGACCAGGCGTCATCAGCCCCAGGCTGGAGTTCATTCTCCAAGTTCATCGGTCCACACTTGGGAGACACCGGCTGGGGTGTGCAGTGCTTGTTAGCAATCGAATCTACCTGACGTCCAACATGAAAATACATTCAAGGTGCCCACGTTTCATGGGAGCTGGCATTTCCTCACACTACCCAGCCTTTCCATTTGGTTAAGTCTAATTTTATAGAGGGATATTTTGCAGAGGGCTTTTGGCTTTCAAATACTCACCCTATCTGTTCTTGGAGCACATTTCCAGCCCTAGACTCTGCAGCCCCAATGCCTTAACTCTCAGTACAGACAAAGGGAATTCGGGAGGGGCCACCCATCACTTGCACTGAATTCCTCTTGCCCTAGTCTGTTCAGAAGTCTGATTCATTTCATTGGTTGTTTCTTTTGGCAGTTCCGTAACAGTGATTCAAGCTTTCAAGGCATTCCTTAGACTACCTtgtcacccctcacccccacctccttgtAACCAATACATCAATATTAGGCCAGAAGAatgtatcttgtaataacatgaaATTTCAAGATGTTGCATAttcaaacaggaagaaaaaaaagacccaaaacaaaaaacacctctaaaaagggaggaaacaaagcaaaccaaaatccaAATGGTGTCAGGCTGGGGCCACACAGCACCATGAAACTGGAGCGTAATCCaaactaatttcctttttgtccCTCCCGCCCACCAACAGAGCAGCAGGAGACACTTAAAACCTCCTTGGTGGATGAGCTTTTAGACCCAGGGAAGCTTCTTGTTAGCACTGTATTAACCCATTTAGCACCTACATTTGGAGAGCAAAGCGAAGTCTGCGGAGGTCTTTGCAGCTTACGACTGATACGCACACAGCACCTCTTAACTCACTCCGTCCAGCTTAAGAGTTTTAACACTATCTTGTGTATAAGAAACTTCAGAAATTTAAACCAGCATTTTCCCCATCGGAAACTGCAGGAGTGGCTCTGATCAGGCCCACCCCGCCTTTCAAAAAGGCGAACCTGGCCCATGTCGAATTTCCTTGTTCTGTGCCTGGCTCTCGGGCCAATGGCACCAAGGGCAGAGAGGATGTTGTTTCGAATACAACCTAACACTTTTATTTGCTCCATTTCCGTGTGTGATTAGGTTCAAATACCCAGGAGAGGGTGAATTCAAGTGTTTGCGAACATACTCACTCTGGGCTGAAAAAGGAGGTACCAAAAATGATGTAGAAAGATAACAAGCAGATAATAGTCAAAGAAACCTCATTTTCCCATGACACACAAAGCTAATTCCACTGCAAGCGAAGGTCTAAAttgaagggagaagagaaaactaatacaagCATTGAACACTTAATATGTGCCTGTCATGGATTAGGGGatctcattcctttcttttttgtcccCTCATTTATCAATTTACCCAAGTCTGAACTGGGACAGATCTGAAGGAAAGCATAACTCAAATCACTTATTTGACCAAGAAGAGCTCTCACGTGCAGAGTGGTCCAGATTCTACAGCTTAGCGCTAGAACCAGAATGCACACATGGCGTCGTCACTCCTTCTGCCTCACGATCCTTACCCGGCTCTAAGGATGCCAGCCAGGTACCACTGTGATGTACCGCCAGCATCACTGGCAATTTTTAAGGCTCTCCTATGCAAATATAGTCGGTTCTGGACTAACACCCAATTTAGTGTGCTGTTAATTGATGCTTTTGCCTGGAAGGTTCTTTAAACCTGCTTGAGAGTTGAGTAATGCATTCATATCGCAAATGAAATAAGCTCTTTCAGAGCATTTGTTTATTTAGGATTACTGAGATGCCAGCAAGGCTGCAAAAACCAGTTTGGCGTGGGACACTGTGAGCCCCACTTGCTCCCCAGAGGATGGTTCTGACAGTTCCTGCTCCTTTGCAGGAGTTTCATTCCAGGTAAACATTGCATTTCTAAGAGATGTACTAACTGGAAGAGGCTGGAAGAGGTaactgaggaaatgaaagaaacatgtGAAAGGGAGGCCAGTTTTACTGGTGTTTCTAAATGAGCTGtaacagaggaggaaagaaaagacaaatgagtcAAAACCCCTCTTTGCTTAGCTTACAACGACCCCTAggtttcctgttttctctttgaagGTGTGAAACATACTAGGGAACACAGAACCAAGTGTCTCCAAGCAATGGGTTAGTTTCATGGCTGTTCGtccaaagcagatttttaaaaaatttttattcaattagTAGTGAGCCCATGAATCACCAAAACAAATCAACCCATTCGGTGGGCTCTGTGCTACACTTAGACATGCTTAAGTGATTCTCAGGCCAACCCGAGAATGCTTTACCAGCAGCAAAGCGGCCATTAACTTCACAAACCCTGAACCATGCAGACCTATTAATTATTTGAGCCAAGAGTATTATACACTCTTATATACACAAGACAACCATTATGTACTCAGACATATGACACAGAAACACAGCTTTTGGGAGCCCTGACATTAGGGTCGGCCTGGCTAATTAACTCTGAAAAGCTGCCGTAGGGCGGTCTAGATGGCTCAGTGTGTCTTCACATCAGACAGGTTTATAACACGAAGGTTGCAACCTTTTACAAGGACAGACCTAGATTTCTCAAAAGTTAATACATGCCCTAAAGGGGGctattttttttgaagaaaaatatttcaagtaagtgaataaataattttagagagAATATACCAGGAATAACTTTaagcattcaattttttttaattttttattggcgggagaaggtaattaggtttatttatttattttaacagaagtcctgggaattgaagccaggacctcgtacatgctaagcacacactctaccactgagctaagcCCTCCCCACTAAGCATTCAATTTTTTAACTCCTACTTCATTCCAGAAGGGGGTTTGAGGAAGTTAAATGTGAATATCAACAACTATGTCCTGGGGCAAAACCAATGTGAAGTTTATTAAGTAGCAGCTGGGCATGAGGCTCACGTGCTTATACTCTGGAGCCAGCCGGCCAGGGCTGACGTCTGGACCATTGCTTCTGCCTGCTAAGCTCTACGGCCTTGGGCAACTTCGCTAACCCCCGTGTACATCAGGCGTTTTCATCTATAAAGTGCTCTAGTAATAATATCCCCCAGGGTTGTTGTGGGGACCAAATGAAACAATCCATGGGGAACACACAGCCCAGCGGCAGGCACTAGGGGAGGGCTGAGCAGACATCAGCTGGCGTTAACACAGGTCAGGGCTCCCAACCTGGCTGTGATTAGAGTCACTGAAAAACTTTCTTAAAGTGCTGATTCCTGGACCCCACCCAGACCTATTAAAACTAGGATGGGCAGGTTTTAAGGAGCTCTTTAGGAGAGTCTAATGCTCAGTAAAGGCTGAAAACCAATGTCTTATGCTATAGGGTGGGTGGCCGCTGTGGTCAGCACAGGTGTTTAAGTTCTGGGGTGCATGTGCTTTTATCTGTATAGTTTGTGCGGTGCTTCCGGAGGATGGGCCATATGGAGCACGTCTCCCTCCACACACGAGCTCACACAGCTAGCTCAACCATATGGAGATCTACAGCTAAGCTGACTTCTTACCTGACCCTCGCCCTCTTTTGGATGCGCTGCATTTAAGAAGGCAGGTGTTTCCAGGTGCTGACAAACGCAGTAGGGATCAGCGAGTACGGGACCGTGGTGATGCTGTTCCACACATCTAACGTGGGATCGTAGCAGTCCAGCGTTTTGCATCGCTGAATGCCAAAGTAGCCTCCAACCACGTAGAGTTTGTTGCCGGAGGCCACTGCATGGCAGCTCATGCGCTTTGCGGTCACGTCTCCCACCTTGGTCCACTGGTAAGTCTCACTGTTGAATTTATAAGCAGAGCAGGCAGAGAACTCGGTATCTCCCCCCATGATAAAAATCTGGTTCCCCAGCACAGCTGCTGCCGTGTAAcgccagggctggggacaggtgGCCGGGACGGTCCACCTGTTTTCACACTGATCATAACACTGAACCTTGGGGAGCTTGTCATGACTGACACTGGTACCTCCGAATGCAAACAGCTTGAGTTTGGCACTCACCACTGCGGCATTGCTCACCCCTTCCCGGAGGGGGGCCACCATGGTCCATTTGTTGGTTGTGGGGTCATAGTGTTCCACCTGCTTCAGAGAGACTGAGGGAGAGGCCGGGAGGCAGCCAGTGGCAGCAGTGTGCCCCCCGACCACGTACAGGCAATGCTTCAGTTCAGCAGAGCCATGGCCAAATCTGGCCACCAGCATGGGGGCAGCCTTGGACCACTCCTCATGCAGGGTATCATAAACCCAGACATCTTTTGAGACCCCATTTTCAGACCCTCGTCCCCCAGTAATGTACACCTTGCAGCCAATTGCACAAGCACTGAACTCTTTTCTTGGGCTGGGGATGTCGGCCTTGGGAATGATTTCTTTGGCTTTCTGGTCAACCAGATACAGCTTGTCACACATGAAAGTCTGCCCtcccaggaggaagagggcatGGCCGGTTTTCCGGGGCCGGGCACAGAGGCTGGTTACCACGCCGTCGTTCTGCAGGATCTTCAGTTTGCATCTGATGGCCTCTTCCACAATCTCCTTGCTCTTTCTCTGCTTGGTGATGAGTTCCTCCATGGCCACGTTCTCCATGAGATAGATGGCCGGCAGGAGAGCCAGCCTCACGGTCTGCAGCAGCTCTGGGAGGTAGCAGTAGCGCTTCTTCAGGTCGTAGCTGATCCAGTTAATTGCAGACTCGTACACGAGCCTTTCATCTTCTGTCTCCAGCTCTTCGCTGGATAAGAGCTGCACTACCAtgtcctggggcagctggaggaaaTCTTCATTCTTCCTGATGGTTTGGAAGTTGCTGAGACACATCCTCCAGGAGAGTTCGTACAGCTTGGTGCACTGGTGCGCATCAGAGAGGAGCAGCATCCCCAGGCAGTTGGTGGGGTGCAGGTTCTTCTCCAGGAACTCTGCGCATGCATCCCGGATGTCTTGAAACTCCAGCATGTCGCCGGCCTCCAGGAGAGATTCTGCATTTTCTTCATTGATGATGACCCGGGAGGAGTATGCATAGTCAAGAAGCAGCTCCAAGACTTCTGGGTGGATGGAGTTGTCGAAGTTGACTTCGCTGTCCTGGCTCTCTTTCAGGCCACCGCTGAACATGGCTTCAAAGTAGCGGCTGCACGCGGCCAGCACTGCCCGATGACAAGGGAAGGTCCTATTTCCGGCATGGAGCAGGACGTCAGTGAAGAGGCGCTGCTGGCGTAAAAGGTTCAGGTGAGTGAGGACGCTGTCGGCATAGGAGGACTTGTGGAACAGATAGATGTTAATGGAGCCACTGCTGGCCCTGGACTTGCGGTTCTCATGCACACTGACAGACATTTTGCTTCCACTcctgaaagacaaaacaaaaatgactgaaCGTGATGCTCTGGGTGTTCAGAACAGCCGGACCAAAGGAACCACAGCAACAATCGCTTTCGACAGAGAAAGTGGAACACTTCGCTGCTGGCCCGGCTGCCTGCTGTTCTGAATAGCAAATGGCCAGGCCTATACAGAGACAATAACCTATGAGGAAAGACACTTACTATAATACTGTTGAGCTATTTAAACtgtacattgtttaaaaaaaaaaaaaagtcactgcttAAGAGCAGGTTCATCTTGGAAAACCTGATTGCCAACTTTCAAGATACTGAAGTCCTTGAGACTGTAAGTCAGCGAAAGCCAAGAGGAGCGAGGTCTCCGTCTCACAGCTCCCTGCCCTTGTCCAGCTGATTCATTGCTGGCCACTTGAAATGCCAGGCCTCCAGCTCTCGTAACGCTGGGATGGGCACAGGCTTTAATGCCCTATGCAACATAAAGCCACGTATAAAACAAATACCTACTAATTAATCCCATTAAGAATTCCTTTGGTAAGACCCAGTGTCCCTGCATATACAGTAAATGGGAAAGGTGACATTAAGATCACAGGCTCAGGCCAACTTCTGAAATGATCAGACTTTAAGTTAACATTACAAGTAATTTCTAACCAGACAGCGCTACCACTGCAGAGTCCTAAAAGAGCTGCAATATAAACATTACCATTTATTGATCAGCAAGCTATCATGGAAACACAGAACAGATTCTGGCCACAAATCACCACCCACATTTCTTGCTCTGGACAGCTTCCAAAATGAGGATTTGGGCACATAAAAGGGAGAATACTTTGAATAGTACACTCatatgttctgtttttctcttcttcctgctgtAGATCAATTCTTAGAAAACCAGTTGCAGAACAAAGGTTCTATCTACCCCTCTCTTTCGATTAAAGAGCTCATCATCAGGGCCATTCTTGTGCACCTGCAAACAGTGGCACCTGCGTACAGAAAGttcaaaacacacacatcacTTCATCTAAGTcagaaaatacacaaacacacacgtgtatgtgtgtgtgcgtggtgcCAGCCATTGTTAATTTAGGGCCGCTCTAGAATTTATTTGCCGATTGGAGTGCTTTCCTCAGCATCTAAATTGAAATGCTAGCAGACCCGAATGCTACCTTTGGCTTTGCTCAGTAAGTAAACTGTAGGCTACAGATGTAGGACATGCCTATCACCTAGTTTCAAAAATTCAATcgtatacttttccttttttctctctttttaatcctACCCCTCTGTTACTTCAGAGGAATCAAGGCTTCAAGAAGCTGCCTGTCAAAGGATACCTAAGGAAGCTGTTTATCCCAGGAGGGTAAACAGTGTGGTTACAGTATCTGTTCCAAACACAGAACAGCCAGTCCTCACAGCAGAGCTGAAACCCTCCTTGTTTCCTTGAACCAttcaggtatttatttttaaatgggtatCGCAGGAGTTATTAACAAATGCAAATGAGTGATTTTGTACAGATTTCACGGGCTGGATACTCAACTGCACTTCCCTGCCCAACGGAGGTGAAGCAGGCACAGAAAACAAGGGGCAGGTGCCTAACTTGTCTTTTGGCACAGGCCTCACGCTATTAGGGGTTgcaacttgttttcttttattctgggCATGTACTTTTCATTATGAGTAAACACAGCTTAGTGGAAGAAAGTGAACAACAAAGTCCCTGGACTCTGGTGTTAGGAAGACTTTACAAAGCCCCCGTTAGTCTCCCTGGTGACTTGGGCTGGGACAAATGGTGAGGAGGCAAGTATCACTCCAACCTCTAGCAAAGCTTCTCCAGTCAGGTCCATTTATTCAATGCCTAATGCTCAGGAGAACAGGGGACAGGATCCTACGTGAATGTACCAGGTTTTCCAATGTGTTACAATATGCATTAGCATCCCTGATGCTCTACCGCTGCAGTTATCATGTGAATTAGCACATTCAATCTGAAGTACTGTCAGGAAGATATTAAGCCCAAACCTCGGAGGGGATGAATATTCCTATGCCTTATTTTGAAACTCATAAAAATTCCAAATGAgtagctttgcttttttttttttttttaagctaatgcTTCCAAAGCAACCTCAAAAGCTGCCTCCTTTCCAGCTAAGAGTGAATGCAGCTCTGAGTAAAGAATGAGGCTCCTGCACAAGGTGTGTAAGTACCAAAGTGCCAGCACATTGATCTGGAATCACACTTACAGGGCCCAGAACACGTTTCCCTGAGCAGTGGCAAAACCACATTTACAGCCAGGCTTACACTTAAGAAAACAATGTACAAGACCCTGGGATACAGGACCTGCATCTCGATACATTCTGTGTTTATGCTCCTGTATTTTTCACGTTGGCTCATTAAAGCTAGTGGGAAGACCCTAGCCTGTCATCTTGGATACCATCCAAATGGAGAAGTGGGTCACAGTCCAAATCCAACAATCATGGAGCAATATTTGACTATAAAATGAAAGGTAAATTTGAAGACCCAAGGGAAAAGACATGCTTTCCGGATTAAAATTATGCAAACATGAAAACATCCGCAAAAACCACGTATACAGTCACTAAACACACCTTCAACAGAAAAACTAATCACCATTCTTGCATTTTTTAAGTCCGCAGAGAAATATTTGCATGCCAAGTAAGGGGCCAAAAAATGCACACGTCTACTTAACCTGCCtctacaaagaaagagaaaagggctgCTATTACTGTGAACATCAAAAGGGATTCTAGTTACAGTAACTTCAGTTCACTTAATACCCTTTAACCAGGCTCTCTGGCTCCAATACTTAGCGTCCAGTCacatttctttgggttttgaaCCTGATCTCAATGCAGAGGAGAAACCAGGCAGATTTTCTCAGGCATTTACGTTATTAATAACAACGCAACATTATAAAGAGACTGTTACCAAGAAAAGCATTTTACCATTCAGTCCTCTATAATACTTGCAACGTTCTTCAACACTCTGGCCATGCCTGTGAGGGCGACCCCAAATACACGCCGACCAAGTTCAACGGTTCATCTCCATCCCGCCCACCAATTCCTATCCCTAGAAACTAATAACGTTAACACTAAAGGCCAAATATTTGCAAGAGAAGAAactaattttcattcatttcctacAGACATCTGGCCGCAGTGAACGTGCCCTCACGAGGAGTGTCTGCGCGTGGCCCAATGCTCCCCTTGCCAGGTAGGGCGCAACGCAAGCCAACCGTCCCGTGCGATCGGAAAGCGCTCTTTCCGCGGAGCGGGTATTGAGAGAACCCAGGCTCTGCTCCTTGCTCCCCATTGGGTCGAGCTCTGCTCTGCGAGCTGTAGGCGGGCAGCCGCGGACACCGGGTCTCCGCCCCAAGAACAGCTCCCCACCGCCGCCTAAGTCGGAGCTCCGGGCTCCCGGGCGCGCACACACCCCTCGCGAGCACATCCCTGCAGGCCAGGCAGCCCCCGAAACCCGCGGCGCCCGCAACAGGTCCCGGGCAATAGGGGAAACTTACAGCAGTGGCGACCGGCCACAGAGCACAACCAGCTGCGTTCTCGCCTCGATCACCGGGCGGGGAGGCGACGAAGAGGACGTCTCAGCCCCGGGGAGCAACTGCGACTGCTCGGGCGAAAGGAGCGCGCATGGAAATCTGGCTCGCGAGCGGGTTACCGCGGGCGGATCGCCGCGGCCTCACGATCCCCACGCGGCGGCCTCTGCGACTGCCACCCGCGGAGCGGCTCCCGGAGTGCGCTCTGGAGCGGAGAGCCAGCCCGCGGCTGCAGGCGCCGCGGAAGGAGGCGGGTTGTGCACTTGGGGGAGGGAGCTGGAAAGCGCCGTGCGCGCCGGCGGCCGCCTGGCGTCTCGACTCGGTCGCTGCAGCGCCACCGCCGCGCCGCCTCCGCTCCGGCTGCCAGAGCAGTCTGCGCCCGGCCGCCCAGGGCCCGGCTATAAGCGGcgcggcggggaggggagggaggggaggagagagggcgcGTAGGCAAAGAGTGacaccaggggagggagggaggaagcgcGTGAATGCggccggcggcggcggaggaggaggaggaggaggaaagggaggaggagaagaagagcCAGAGGAGAGCGTGTCGGGGGAGTTAATCGGGAGAGGAAGCGGGGGAGGGGACTGCGGCGACTGGAGAGAGACAAAGCAGACGTGAAAATCTCAGCCCTGAGCAGCTGCAACATTGGGGGACCGCGAATAAGACAAGGTTTCTCTGGTCAGGGTGTCTGCGCCTCTCTCGCCAGCCCGATGCCTGGATAGCCCCAGAGCTGAGGGACCCTGTGCGCTCCGCGCTGCCGAATCCCGCCTGATACTCATGAAAGGGCGGCGGGGGGCAAGCGGGGTGTCCGCGGCACGCGCCCTGGGCACGCACAGCCCGCGCGCTGGGTGGGACACCCGCAGGGAGGACAGTGGCAAGTTTGGACACTAGTTTGGACACTCTAGGGGCTGTAGGGTTTCTCCCTGGCAGAGAACTAGATAGACTAGACTCGAGCTCCAGGCGTTTCTCCCGcgttctccctccctgccccgggcGGGTGCGGCACCGGCGGCCGGACTCTGCCCCGCGCCGCCGTCGGTAACAGCAGCCCGGCGCTGTCCGGCCGGACGCGCACCACGTGCTTCGCAGCCAATCGCCGCGGCCGCTTGATTCAAAGCGAACTGCTCCAGGGAGCTGCCACGCCGCCTCCTCTCCGTTGCGATAAAGCCTCAATCGCCCTCGGAGACCAGGTCCTTTCCTGTCTTTTATCGCTAGGTTGTGTTAGGAGTTCAGCAAAGAAATGGTTCAGCACACACGTTTGAAGCGCCGCGTGCCACGAGAAAGAAAGGTGGTTAGAAAAATAATCTCGCACGGCGATCACTATTTATGAAACCCATTTTTGATCTTTGTACCAAGGGCTTGCCTTTCGAAGGGGAACTGAAACgcctgtttattttgttttatgaggTATTTGgaataaagtaaatgaatgaactgtaTAGATTACCGGTCCAGCTCCCTCGTTTTAcaggtcaggaaactgaggcccagggagaatCGAATTGTCCAGCTCCAGGGCACACCGCCTCGATGGAgttttctctccccactcccccacctcccaggttTCTTTCAAATATTAGACGCAGAAATGGTTTAAACCGGCCGGGGAGGTTCCACCTGGCGCGCCCAGGGACTGCCGAAACCAAGACTCCGTGGGTTCTTTATTCTAATTCCACTTTCCTTTAGCCCCGGTGCCTCCTGGTATTCGCACTGAGAAATTTCCCTCCttgcaaacaaagaaacacactGCCCTCTGAAGTCCTTTGTTAGCATTAACTCGTCAGCTTCACGAGAGCCTTTACAAAGCTGTTTCCTATTTTGTTACGCAGTCTTCACAAAGCCGGAGAGGCCCGATCAGTTCCCGGTCTGACCCACGTGCAGGGGTTCTGCCAGCTGCGAGGTGAAGAGAGGCAGATCGCCGCAAGCTGATCCGGTTCCTGAAGACGTGGATAAAATCAGCCAAGACCAGACGGACAGAACCGCTGTAGACGCCAGAGATAGGTGCTGAAAAGCCGGGTGGTGGAAACCTGTAGCTATTGCGCATATGTCTTTTAAAGCATGTTTCTCTAGCCTGTGGCAAGGTGTGGGGGACGTTGATCGGGTGCAGCCTTTGAAGACACCTCCTCCAAGCGCTTTGTCTGTCTGGGTTGTGGGTCAAAAGCAAGTGCTCTGGTTCTGAAACAGCAGACTGGTCTTTCATGGGGTGATGGAGCTTAGGGGGTGTTCTGTATAAACTGAGATTAACACTTTTTCTCATTAGAGAGAAGTATTTCCTTCTTACTTCAGTTCCTTAAGCAAATCTACCTGGAATGGTACCTAGATGACCCTGCCCAGGAATGAAACTTGTCCTCAGTTCATTTCGTTGGCTGAGAATTTTGACACAGGAAGTCACCCAGCTAGGAACAGGCCATCTGTTTCTGTTGCCTCTTTATCACCAGGAAACTGCAGCGTGTCCTCAGCCAGGAGGGACAGCAAAGTTTATGTGTCATTGTCAATAGCTTTACCAAGCAGACAGCGCTGAAGAAAGGAATGAACTTCTCTGGCCACGTTTCTGTGTCTGTTCTACACAATGTTGCCACCTTTCTAAGcttcaagaaaagagaaaggaaaaaagtcataGACTAGAAAATCTTGAAAGCGTCCAGTGAACATACACATTTGCTTCATCTGCCTCAGGCAGATAAGCAACTTGGAGGCAGGGAAAAGAAATTGCTTATCATCTGGGTTATAAAAACTGGAAGACATTCCTGCTGAGAGACAGGAATGACATTTGCTTTTCTAGGGCAAACGTGCATGCTTGAGCCCATATATGAAACAGTTTTCAGGCCCTTGGGCAGTGTCTACTGTTTATTTCACAGCTGAAAGGGATTCGTGAGTCAGCGTATTTAGGATCACAGCAGCTCAGACTGTTACTCCTCCAGCATCTCTTAGCCAATCCTAATGGTAATTC
The sequence above is a segment of the Camelus ferus isolate YT-003-E chromosome 3, BCGSAC_Cfer_1.0, whole genome shotgun sequence genome. Coding sequences within it:
- the ENC1 gene encoding ectoderm-neural cortex protein 1, which gives rise to MSVSVHENRKSRASSGSINIYLFHKSSYADSVLTHLNLLRQQRLFTDVLLHAGNRTFPCHRAVLAACSRYFEAMFSGGLKESQDSEVNFDNSIHPEVLELLLDYAYSSRVIINEENAESLLEAGDMLEFQDIRDACAEFLEKNLHPTNCLGMLLLSDAHQCTKLYELSWRMCLSNFQTIRKNEDFLQLPQDMVVQLLSSEELETEDERLVYESAINWISYDLKKRYCYLPELLQTVRLALLPAIYLMENVAMEELITKQRKSKEIVEEAIRCKLKILQNDGVVTSLCARPRKTGHALFLLGGQTFMCDKLYLVDQKAKEIIPKADIPSPRKEFSACAIGCKVYITGGRGSENGVSKDVWVYDTLHEEWSKAAPMLVARFGHGSAELKHCLYVVGGHTAATGCLPASPSVSLKQVEHYDPTTNKWTMVAPLREGVSNAAVVSAKLKLFAFGGTSVSHDKLPKVQCYDQCENRWTVPATCPQPWRYTAAAVLGNQIFIMGGDTEFSACSAYKFNSETYQWTKVGDVTAKRMSCHAVASGNKLYVVGGYFGIQRCKTLDCYDPTLDVWNSITTVPYSLIPTAFVSTWKHLPS